A stretch of Natronococcus sp. CG52 DNA encodes these proteins:
- a CDS encoding bifunctional 4-hydroxy-2-oxoglutarate aldolase/2-dehydro-3-deoxy-phosphogluconate aldolase has product MTESEAVKDRIAENGVLAVLRGVDEEQIVPVARAMYEAGVGALEVTADDTRTYEKIAAIDRELADTDAVVGAGTVLDAASAQSVIDAGAEFVVSPHTDPEVVHVCNRHDVLSAPGVMTPTEAVTAIDAGADVLKMFPASTVGPGHIGALQGPLGDVPVIPTGGVSRDNVADYLDAGAVAVGAGGAIVDYEAIAEDDMDQVRETAAAFVEAVEDARSE; this is encoded by the coding sequence ATGACTGAGAGCGAAGCGGTCAAGGACCGCATCGCCGAAAACGGCGTCCTCGCCGTGCTTCGCGGCGTCGACGAGGAGCAGATCGTTCCGGTCGCTCGAGCGATGTACGAGGCGGGCGTCGGCGCGCTCGAGGTCACCGCGGACGACACGCGAACGTACGAGAAGATCGCCGCAATCGACCGCGAACTGGCGGATACGGACGCCGTCGTCGGGGCCGGCACGGTCCTCGACGCCGCGTCGGCCCAGTCGGTGATCGACGCGGGTGCGGAGTTCGTCGTCTCGCCACACACCGACCCCGAGGTCGTTCACGTCTGCAACCGCCACGACGTGCTCTCGGCGCCCGGCGTCATGACGCCGACGGAGGCCGTCACCGCGATCGACGCCGGTGCGGACGTCCTCAAGATGTTCCCCGCATCGACGGTTGGTCCGGGTCACATCGGCGCGCTACAGGGGCCGCTGGGCGACGTTCCGGTCATCCCGACCGGCGGCGTCAGCCGCGACAACGTCGCCGACTATCTCGACGCGGGTGCCGTCGCGGTCGGCGCTGGCGGTGCGATCGTCGACTACGAGGCGATCGCCGAGGACGACATGGACCAGGTCCGCGAGACGGCAGCGGCGTTCGTCGAGGCCGTCGAGGACGCGCGGAGCGAGTAA
- a CDS encoding GntP family permease, with protein sequence MAIANPLIVFLIGLVAVIALLVWLKLPAVIGLIIASLIVGAATAAVPFGEVPAEIAGGFGETMAGIGIPILMAAVIGKGMMESGAAERIVRSFQSVTGEDKSYLALWGSSSALSIPVFFDNVFYLMAPLARSMRARTGRDYALFLCVVGAGAATTHVFVPPTPGPLAVAAELGDAVDLGAMMVGGVLVALPTAAISGVLYGKWINNRLDDIPLRETMGSTAEEVHELAERSTSELPGMFEASLPILLAVVLVATNTTVDFMLDLAEEGVDPFAAMEGALESFAPVASFLGDPNFALTAAALAAAVTYLRVRAIEHDVWTDELVESLKSGAHIAAITSAGGAFGGLLAASGIGEYITGLVAVGAGGGVTVLVSAWLIAAAIRIAQGSATVAMITTAGIMAPQVPELAVHPVYLALIIGAGGNICSWFNDSGFWLVKEIGGLTQAETVKIWTALTTIISITAFIIITIAASIVPLA encoded by the coding sequence ATGGCAATCGCCAACCCACTGATCGTATTCCTGATCGGATTGGTTGCGGTTATTGCACTACTCGTCTGGTTAAAGTTACCTGCAGTCATTGGTCTTATCATCGCGTCGCTGATCGTCGGCGCTGCGACCGCTGCGGTGCCGTTCGGCGAGGTACCGGCCGAAATCGCTGGCGGATTCGGTGAGACGATGGCAGGGATCGGTATCCCCATTCTGATGGCTGCGGTCATCGGAAAGGGCATGATGGAGAGCGGTGCTGCGGAGCGCATCGTTCGCTCGTTCCAATCCGTTACCGGCGAAGATAAGTCGTACCTCGCACTGTGGGGCAGCAGCAGCGCGCTGTCGATCCCGGTGTTCTTCGACAACGTCTTCTACCTGATGGCTCCCCTGGCCCGCTCGATGCGGGCCCGAACCGGACGCGACTACGCGCTCTTCCTCTGTGTGGTCGGCGCCGGTGCGGCGACGACCCACGTCTTCGTCCCGCCGACGCCGGGCCCGCTCGCGGTGGCGGCGGAACTCGGTGACGCGGTCGACCTCGGCGCAATGATGGTCGGCGGCGTCCTCGTCGCGCTCCCGACGGCCGCGATCTCCGGGGTTCTCTACGGAAAGTGGATCAACAACCGTCTCGACGACATTCCGCTGCGGGAGACGATGGGGTCGACCGCAGAGGAGGTCCACGAACTGGCGGAGCGGTCCACCAGCGAACTGCCCGGAATGTTCGAAGCCTCACTCCCGATTCTCCTCGCGGTGGTTCTGGTCGCAACGAACACGACCGTGGATTTCATGCTCGACCTCGCGGAAGAAGGCGTCGATCCGTTCGCTGCCATGGAGGGAGCACTCGAGTCGTTCGCTCCGGTAGCGAGTTTCCTCGGCGATCCGAACTTCGCGCTGACCGCAGCCGCGCTCGCCGCCGCCGTGACGTATCTGCGCGTTCGCGCGATCGAACACGACGTCTGGACGGACGAACTCGTCGAGTCGCTCAAGAGCGGCGCCCACATCGCCGCGATCACCTCCGCCGGCGGCGCGTTCGGTGGACTGCTCGCTGCCTCCGGTATCGGCGAATACATCACGGGCCTGGTCGCCGTCGGTGCCGGCGGCGGCGTCACCGTACTGGTCTCGGCGTGGCTCATCGCCGCTGCGATCCGCATCGCACAGGGTTCGGCGACCGTCGCGATGATTACGACTGCAGGGATCATGGCACCGCAAGTGCCCGAGCTGGCCGTCCACCCAGTCTACCTCGCGCTGATAATCGGTGCGGGCGGGAACATCTGCTCGTGGTTCAACGACAGCGGCTTCTGGCTTGTCAAAGAGATCGGCGGCCTCACGCAGGCCGAAACGGTCAAGATCTGGACGGCGCTGACGACGATCATCTCGATCACGGCGTTCATCATCATCACGATCGCCGCGTCGATCGTGCCGCTGGCCTGA
- a CDS encoding glucose 1-dehydrogenase, with amino-acid sequence MKAIAVEPGAGEPTLVEKPRPEPSQGEALVRTLRVGVDGTDHEVIAGNHGDLPAGADRLVLGHEAVGVVEDANGTDLEEGQHVVPTVRRPPNGTNEYFERGEPDMAPDGEYLERGIVGEHGFMAEYFTSPAEYLVPIPERLAHLGFLVEPISISEKAIEHAVASRSAFDWEPESALVLGNGSLGLLTLAMFESVLELERTYCLGRRDRPDPSIDIIDELGSTYVDSRETPVSEIPNEYESVDIVYEATGYAKHAFETIDALAPNGVGVLLGVPEPWSFEIDGGRLHQEFVLHNKALVGSVNSHRGHFEAAIDTLEGLPTWVTDDLVTGIYGLEEYQAAFETGDDVVKTAVEFAPV; translated from the coding sequence ATGAAGGCGATCGCAGTCGAACCGGGGGCCGGCGAACCGACCCTCGTGGAGAAACCGCGTCCCGAACCGTCGCAGGGCGAAGCTCTCGTTCGCACACTTCGCGTCGGCGTCGACGGAACCGACCACGAAGTCATCGCGGGGAACCACGGCGACCTCCCGGCCGGCGCGGATCGACTCGTCCTCGGTCACGAAGCCGTCGGCGTCGTCGAGGACGCGAACGGCACCGACCTCGAGGAGGGACAGCACGTCGTTCCGACCGTCCGCCGACCGCCGAACGGGACCAACGAGTACTTCGAGCGCGGTGAGCCCGACATGGCACCCGACGGCGAGTACCTCGAGCGCGGCATCGTCGGAGAACACGGCTTCATGGCGGAGTACTTCACCAGCCCTGCGGAGTACCTCGTGCCGATTCCCGAACGTCTCGCACACCTCGGCTTCCTCGTCGAACCGATCAGCATCTCCGAGAAGGCGATCGAGCACGCCGTCGCGTCACGGTCCGCGTTCGACTGGGAACCCGAATCGGCGCTCGTCCTCGGCAACGGCTCGCTCGGACTGTTGACGCTCGCGATGTTCGAATCGGTGCTCGAACTCGAGCGCACGTACTGTCTCGGGCGACGCGACCGACCCGACCCGTCGATCGACATCATCGACGAACTCGGCTCGACGTACGTCGACTCGCGCGAGACGCCGGTTTCCGAGATTCCGAACGAGTACGAGTCCGTCGACATCGTCTACGAGGCGACCGGCTACGCCAAGCACGCGTTCGAAACCATCGACGCGCTCGCGCCCAACGGCGTCGGCGTCCTGCTGGGCGTCCCCGAACCCTGGTCGTTCGAGATCGATGGCGGGCGACTCCACCAGGAGTTCGTCCTCCACAACAAGGCTTTGGTCGGCTCGGTAAACTCCCACCGCGGCCACTTCGAGGCGGCCATCGACACGCTCGAGGGGCTGCCGACGTGGGTGACCGACGACCTCGTAACCGGCATCTACGGCCTCGAGGAGTACCAGGCCGCGTTCGAGACCGGCGACGACGTCGTGAAGACGGCGGTCGAGTTCGCCCCGGTCTGA
- a CDS encoding glycoside hydrolase family 15 protein, producing the protein MEHPPLRDYGVIGNDDRCALVSRRGSIDWCCLPHLESSSVFARILDADRGGHFAVYPTTTHESNHEYVDRTNVLETTFETATGRATVTDFMPIGDGEPDDERFQQAIYRRLECERGRVELALEFEPRFDYARTTPEIERTDHGAAALGEDERLHLVTDADLEGELELTESGSGVAGTVSLEAGEHCWTGMQYGGSEPMTAIDRDAVFDDTKRYWRSWLSNGDGRPGSMPERWHEMVVRSELVLKLLIHHETGAIPAAATTSIPEEIGSDRTWDYRYNWIRDAKFTVQALHDTGHRREARDYFEWFAQVMRDDPAEIQPLYGLHGETEIEEEILEHLSGYRNTGPVRIGNGAAPQRQLDTYGTIVQAAYEMIQLDDETALANDEWAAIRDVVDYVCAHWDERDPGIWEFRDERRHFLHSKLLCWVALDRGLAMATEDEREAPLERWREEREAVREAIEERGYSEEAESFVQHFDTDEAIDATALLIPIYEFLPPEDERVQSTIDTVLEELTTEDGLVVRFVDTDVREDEKEAFVLCSFWLIDALVLSNRLERAETHFENVLDHASPLGLCSEKIDPEDGQLLGNFPQAFSHLGLLNSASYLTRALEVDGDVTPEDFHADGVDTLFEREE; encoded by the coding sequence ATGGAACACCCACCACTCCGCGATTACGGGGTTATCGGCAACGACGACCGCTGTGCGCTCGTCAGTCGTCGGGGATCGATCGACTGGTGTTGTCTTCCTCATCTCGAGTCCTCGAGCGTCTTCGCTCGAATCCTCGACGCCGACCGCGGCGGCCACTTCGCTGTCTACCCGACGACGACGCACGAATCGAACCACGAGTACGTCGACCGGACGAACGTCCTCGAGACGACGTTCGAGACTGCTACCGGACGGGCGACCGTCACCGACTTCATGCCGATCGGCGACGGCGAACCCGACGACGAGCGGTTCCAGCAGGCGATCTACCGTCGGCTCGAGTGCGAGCGCGGTCGCGTCGAACTCGCCCTCGAGTTCGAACCGCGGTTCGACTACGCGCGGACGACCCCGGAGATCGAACGGACCGATCACGGCGCGGCCGCACTCGGGGAGGACGAACGCCTGCATCTCGTTACGGACGCCGACCTCGAGGGCGAACTCGAGTTGACGGAGTCCGGATCGGGCGTTGCCGGAACCGTTTCGCTCGAGGCGGGCGAGCACTGCTGGACCGGGATGCAGTACGGCGGATCGGAGCCCATGACCGCGATCGACCGAGACGCGGTCTTCGACGACACGAAGCGGTACTGGCGGTCCTGGCTCAGTAACGGTGACGGGAGACCGGGGTCGATGCCGGAACGGTGGCACGAGATGGTCGTCCGGTCCGAGCTCGTGTTGAAGCTGCTCATCCACCACGAGACGGGGGCGATTCCGGCCGCGGCGACGACGTCGATCCCGGAGGAGATCGGCTCCGATCGGACGTGGGACTACCGGTACAACTGGATTCGCGACGCGAAGTTCACGGTACAGGCGCTCCACGACACGGGCCACAGACGGGAGGCGCGGGACTACTTCGAGTGGTTCGCCCAGGTTATGCGGGACGACCCCGCGGAGATTCAGCCGCTCTACGGCCTGCACGGCGAAACCGAGATCGAAGAAGAGATCCTCGAGCACCTCTCGGGCTACCGGAACACGGGTCCCGTTCGAATCGGCAACGGCGCGGCTCCACAGCGACAACTGGACACGTACGGGACGATCGTCCAGGCCGCCTACGAGATGATCCAGCTCGACGACGAGACCGCACTCGCGAACGACGAGTGGGCGGCGATCCGCGACGTCGTCGACTACGTCTGCGCTCACTGGGACGAACGCGACCCGGGCATCTGGGAGTTCCGCGACGAACGGCGCCACTTCCTGCACTCGAAGCTCCTCTGCTGGGTCGCGCTGGATCGCGGCCTCGCGATGGCGACCGAAGACGAGCGCGAGGCACCCCTCGAGCGCTGGCGCGAGGAACGCGAGGCCGTCCGCGAGGCCATCGAAGAGCGGGGCTACAGCGAGGAGGCGGAGAGCTTCGTCCAGCACTTCGACACCGACGAGGCGATCGACGCGACCGCACTCCTGATCCCGATCTACGAGTTTCTGCCGCCCGAGGACGAGCGCGTCCAGTCGACGATCGACACCGTTCTCGAGGAGTTGACGACGGAGGACGGGCTCGTCGTCCGGTTCGTCGACACCGACGTCCGCGAGGATGAAAAAGAAGCGTTCGTGCTCTGTTCGTTTTGGCTGATCGACGCGCTCGTCCTTTCGAACCGGCTCGAGCGGGCCGAGACGCACTTCGAGAACGTCCTCGACCACGCGAGTCCGCTCGGGCTCTGCTCGGAGAAGATCGACCCCGAGGACGGACAGCTCCTGGGGAACTTCCCTCAGGCCTTCAGCCACCTCGGCTTGCTCAACAGCGCCTCGTACCTGACGCGGGCGCTCGAGGTCGACGGTGACGTGACGCCGGAGGACTTCCACGCCGACGGCGTCGATACGCTGTTCGAGCGTGAGGAATAG
- a CDS encoding mandelate racemase/muconate lactonizing enzyme family protein: MGVDYSKLHDPNAEYTMRELSAETMGVTGERGGGRDVEITDVQTTMIDGNFPWTLVRVYTDAGIVGTGEAYWGAGAPELIERMTPFLRGENPLDIDRLTEHLVQKMSGEGSIGGVTVTAISGIEVALHDLAGKILDVPAYQLLGGKYRDEVRVYCDCHTEEEADPVACADEAERVVEELGYDALKFDLDVPSGHEKDRANRHLRGVEIEHKASIVEAITERVGHRADVAFDCHWTFSGGSGKRLAQRLEEYDIWWLEDPVPPENHDVQREVTQSTSTPITVGENVYRKHGQRNLIEEQAVDIIAPDMPKVGGMRETRKIADLADMYYIPVAMHNVSSPVATMASAQVGAAISNSLAVEYHSYELDWWEDLVQEDIIEDGYIEIPEEPGLGVTLDMDVVEEQMVEGEELFDEA; this comes from the coding sequence ATGGGAGTCGATTACTCGAAGCTACACGACCCGAACGCGGAGTACACGATGCGAGAGCTCTCCGCTGAAACGATGGGCGTCACGGGCGAGCGCGGCGGCGGCCGCGACGTCGAGATCACGGACGTCCAGACCACGATGATCGACGGCAACTTCCCGTGGACGCTCGTCCGCGTCTACACGGACGCCGGCATCGTCGGAACCGGTGAGGCCTACTGGGGCGCCGGCGCGCCCGAACTCATCGAACGGATGACGCCCTTCCTGCGGGGCGAGAACCCGCTCGACATCGACCGCCTCACCGAGCACCTCGTCCAGAAGATGTCCGGCGAGGGCTCGATCGGCGGCGTCACCGTCACCGCGATCTCGGGCATCGAGGTCGCGCTGCACGACCTCGCAGGCAAGATCCTCGACGTTCCCGCCTACCAACTGCTGGGCGGCAAGTACCGCGACGAGGTTCGCGTCTACTGTGACTGTCACACCGAGGAGGAGGCCGACCCCGTCGCCTGCGCCGACGAGGCCGAACGCGTCGTCGAGGAACTCGGCTACGACGCGCTGAAGTTCGACCTCGACGTCCCCTCGGGGCACGAGAAGGACCGCGCCAACCGCCACCTGCGCGGCGTGGAGATCGAGCACAAGGCCAGCATCGTCGAGGCGATCACCGAGCGCGTCGGCCACCGCGCCGACGTCGCCTTCGACTGTCACTGGACGTTCTCGGGCGGCAGCGGCAAGCGGCTGGCCCAGCGACTCGAGGAGTACGACATCTGGTGGCTCGAGGACCCCGTCCCGCCGGAGAACCACGACGTCCAGCGGGAGGTCACCCAGAGCACCTCAACCCCGATCACCGTCGGCGAGAACGTCTACCGCAAGCACGGCCAGCGTAACCTCATCGAAGAGCAAGCCGTCGACATCATCGCGCCCGACATGCCCAAGGTGGGCGGAATGCGCGAAACCCGGAAGATCGCCGACCTCGCGGACATGTACTACATCCCGGTCGCGATGCACAACGTTTCCTCGCCGGTCGCGACGATGGCCAGTGCGCAGGTCGGTGCCGCGATCTCGAACTCCCTGGCCGTCGAGTACCACTCCTACGAACTCGACTGGTGGGAGGACCTCGTCCAGGAGGACATCATCGAGGACGGCTACATCGAGATCCCCGAAGAACCCGGACTCGGTGTCACGCTCGACATGGACGTCGTCGAGGAGCAGATGGTCGAGGGTGAGGAACTGTTCGACGAAGCATAA
- a CDS encoding alanyl-tRNA editing protein, translating into MSGQPAAAQPYTTRFETEVTAVDGRRVWLETSYFYAESGGQPADRGTIGDHEVVDVRPVDGDPVHVLAEEPSFAAGRSVLCSVDWSFRMYCMRAHTASHVLYGAGRRLLEDLGYGGFDIGAEKVRVDLETSTEIDDGTLVELEELVNRAVWESHQVSWEDVSVAEAREREEIAFNDATEDGAFRKGRVRIVTVGSENDNGSTATASSADATTSVGAGSREPWDVAACGGTHVRNTREIGPVTVLGRSNPGEGLTRVEFAVGPRAIDRRGVEKRVAFDASRALGAPLESVTDDLHRLQEERAELADSVQSLRRELVETRLERAEPFEREGAEWLATTVEDVESSEAAEIATDAAGELADVVVLVGRDSPYAAVAATGSVAADEVVGELTTEFGGGGGGSAHAAQAGGFDAAPDDVVAALK; encoded by the coding sequence ATGAGCGGGCAACCCGCAGCAGCGCAACCGTACACCACGCGCTTCGAGACGGAAGTGACGGCGGTCGACGGCCGACGGGTCTGGCTCGAGACGAGCTACTTCTACGCCGAGAGCGGCGGCCAGCCGGCCGATCGCGGCACGATCGGCGACCACGAGGTCGTCGACGTCCGGCCGGTCGACGGCGATCCGGTGCACGTCCTCGCCGAGGAACCCTCGTTCGCCGCGGGCCGGAGCGTGCTCTGCTCGGTCGACTGGTCGTTCCGAATGTACTGCATGCGCGCCCACACCGCCAGCCACGTCCTCTACGGTGCCGGTCGGCGGCTCCTCGAGGACCTCGGCTACGGCGGCTTCGACATCGGCGCGGAGAAGGTCCGGGTCGACCTCGAGACGAGCACGGAGATCGACGACGGAACGCTGGTCGAACTGGAGGAGCTCGTCAACCGGGCAGTCTGGGAATCACACCAGGTCTCCTGGGAGGACGTCTCCGTCGCCGAGGCGCGCGAGCGCGAGGAGATCGCGTTCAACGACGCGACCGAGGACGGCGCGTTCCGAAAGGGGCGAGTTCGGATCGTCACCGTCGGTAGCGAGAACGACAACGGGAGCACCGCGACGGCGAGCAGCGCCGACGCGACGACGAGCGTCGGGGCTGGCTCGCGGGAACCGTGGGACGTCGCGGCCTGCGGCGGCACCCACGTTCGCAACACGCGGGAGATTGGCCCGGTCACCGTCCTCGGCCGATCGAACCCCGGCGAGGGGCTGACGCGGGTCGAGTTTGCCGTCGGGCCGCGCGCCATCGATCGCCGCGGCGTCGAAAAACGCGTCGCGTTCGACGCGAGCCGAGCGCTCGGCGCACCGCTCGAGTCGGTGACCGACGACCTGCACCGTCTGCAGGAGGAGCGCGCCGAACTCGCAGATTCGGTCCAGTCGCTCCGACGGGAACTCGTCGAAACCCGCCTCGAGCGGGCGGAGCCGTTCGAGCGCGAGGGTGCGGAGTGGCTCGCGACGACGGTCGAGGACGTCGAGTCGAGCGAGGCGGCGGAGATCGCGACGGACGCCGCGGGCGAACTGGCCGACGTCGTCGTCCTCGTCGGTCGCGACTCTCCCTACGCGGCCGTAGCTGCGACCGGATCCGTGGCCGCCGACGAAGTCGTGGGCGAGCTAACAACGGAGTTCGGCGGCGGTGGCGGCGGCTCCGCACACGCGGCGCAGGCGGGCGGCTTCGACGCCGCTCCGGACGACGTCGTCGCGGCGCTGAAGTGA
- a CDS encoding DUF7344 domain-containing protein codes for MTHPIQTVSTETALRILAEPERRSVLARLIDSEDNVVTRDELVEYVSLENPPPEQPGAICTERLLLRLDHTHLPKLEETGFIEWDKRTKTVRYRPNERVEKLHQFVTAEFER; via the coding sequence ATGACACACCCCATACAAACCGTTTCTACCGAGACAGCACTGCGGATACTCGCGGAACCGGAGCGTCGATCGGTACTGGCGCGGTTGATCGACAGTGAGGATAACGTCGTGACGCGGGACGAACTCGTCGAATACGTCTCTCTCGAGAACCCACCACCAGAGCAGCCTGGGGCGATATGTACCGAGCGGCTTCTTCTCAGGCTGGATCACACTCACCTCCCGAAACTGGAAGAGACAGGCTTCATTGAGTGGGATAAGCGAACGAAAACGGTTCGCTATCGTCCGAACGAGCGCGTCGAGAAACTGCACCAGTTCGTCACCGCCGAATTCGAACGATAG
- a CDS encoding helix-turn-helix domain-containing protein, with amino-acid sequence MAKYSTGSSGGGGGTNCELCGAESNSLRRAQVAGAELEVCPDCAPHDDAQKRSRGSQGKSRSQDAGGGQDEPSRKQKAAQNVAKANPIWDGDSKHWEKEGTNYDDDPLPYLVSGYGSVLVEARREAGYQREELAEELGVPERELLAIEQGRATQAGVGGGLISALEEVLDVTLAE; translated from the coding sequence ATGGCTAAGTACTCGACCGGTTCGTCCGGCGGCGGCGGCGGGACGAACTGCGAACTCTGTGGCGCGGAGAGCAACTCGCTCCGACGGGCGCAGGTCGCCGGGGCCGAACTCGAGGTCTGTCCCGACTGTGCACCGCACGACGACGCACAAAAACGCAGCCGTGGGAGCCAGGGCAAGTCTCGCTCGCAGGACGCGGGCGGCGGTCAGGACGAGCCCAGTCGGAAGCAAAAGGCGGCCCAGAACGTCGCGAAGGCGAACCCGATCTGGGACGGCGACTCCAAACACTGGGAGAAGGAAGGGACCAACTACGACGACGACCCGCTTCCGTACCTCGTCTCCGGCTACGGATCGGTGCTAGTCGAGGCCCGCCGGGAAGCCGGCTACCAGCGCGAGGAACTGGCCGAGGAACTCGGCGTTCCCGAGCGGGAGCTCCTCGCCATCGAACAGGGTCGCGCGACGCAGGCCGGCGTCGGCGGCGGACTGATCAGCGCGCTCGAGGAGGTCCTCGACGTGACGCTCGCCGAATAG
- a CDS encoding DUF420 domain-containing protein, producing the protein MAYVPRERIRPLTVVLSVVSLALVFAAAGGQIPRSTVPVASERFLDLIPHVNVAISATAIGTIALGWRAIRRGRIDRHRVAMLASFGLFATFLVLYLYRLVATGGPQEFPGPAAVEQFVYLPVLAVHILLAVVCIPLLYYVLLLAGAYPLEELSRTNHARVGRVAASLWLISFALGIVVYVLLHAVY; encoded by the coding sequence ATGGCATACGTTCCTCGAGAGCGCATCCGGCCGCTCACCGTCGTTCTGAGCGTCGTTTCGCTGGCGCTCGTGTTCGCGGCTGCGGGCGGACAGATTCCGCGGTCGACGGTGCCCGTCGCGTCGGAGCGGTTCCTGGACCTGATTCCGCACGTCAACGTCGCGATCAGCGCGACGGCCATCGGAACGATCGCGCTCGGCTGGCGGGCCATCCGCCGCGGACGGATCGACCGCCATCGAGTCGCGATGCTCGCGTCGTTCGGGCTGTTCGCGACCTTTCTGGTGCTCTACCTCTACCGACTCGTCGCGACCGGCGGGCCACAGGAGTTCCCCGGTCCCGCAGCCGTCGAACAGTTCGTCTACCTGCCGGTGCTCGCCGTCCACATCCTCCTCGCGGTCGTCTGCATTCCGCTGCTCTACTACGTGCTCCTGCTGGCGGGCGCGTATCCGCTCGAGGAACTCTCGCGGACGAACCACGCCCGCGTCGGTCGAGTCGCCGCGAGTCTGTGGCTGATCTCGTTCGCGCTCGGAATCGTCGTCTACGTGCTATTGCACGCGGTGTACTGA
- a CDS encoding redoxin domain-containing protein: protein MDFESLRTDFPNVAAGPKTVSVADLGTESAFVVLLLMQSPGSGTCRQQAREIAAEYDEFQRRNATVAAIVPGSAPKVRSWRRLVDPPFPVLADREASLAEEFYQRTRYGRLGRFVSSIGRMPMTIVLDFRDEVPSIEYTDEGATSFDRPSVHELLAAIDESRE from the coding sequence ATGGATTTCGAATCCCTCCGGACGGACTTTCCGAACGTCGCAGCGGGACCAAAGACGGTGTCGGTGGCCGATCTCGGTACGGAGTCGGCGTTCGTCGTTTTGCTGTTGATGCAGAGTCCCGGCAGCGGTACGTGCCGCCAGCAGGCCCGCGAGATCGCGGCCGAGTACGACGAGTTCCAGCGGCGAAACGCGACGGTCGCAGCCATCGTTCCCGGGAGTGCCCCGAAGGTCAGATCGTGGCGACGACTCGTCGATCCGCCGTTCCCGGTCCTGGCCGACCGTGAAGCGTCCCTCGCCGAAGAGTTCTATCAACGAACCCGGTACGGTCGACTCGGACGGTTCGTCTCCTCGATCGGTCGGATGCCGATGACGATCGTCCTCGACTTCCGCGACGAGGTGCCCTCGATCGAGTACACCGACGAAGGTGCAACGTCGTTCGACCGACCGTCCGTTCACGAACTGCTCGCTGCGATCGACGAGAGTCGGGAGTAA
- a CDS encoding TrmB family transcriptional regulator: protein MSNGDREAAEADALDRLQELGLSQYEAQTLVNLFRLGTGTTKDITRINNVPRTRVYEATDRLHERGFIDIQHTTPRKFTVISKETIIRMLNAERERTITDLSEYLDEIGPVQPQQEQFGVWTVTGREAVAARINEFIADADEQLVYMTVDELLTEDHLDALQAADNRGVEIHLAGISGEVRNRIQETVPSAHLFETLWEWQETSAGSLLITDEETALVSALVNGATTAQGIEETAIWGTGESNSLVVVLRAIFTWRLDSNRAE from the coding sequence ATGTCAAACGGCGACAGGGAGGCGGCTGAAGCCGACGCACTCGACAGATTGCAAGAACTCGGGTTGTCTCAGTACGAAGCACAGACACTCGTCAACCTCTTCCGGCTCGGAACGGGCACCACCAAGGACATCACTCGAATCAACAACGTCCCTCGAACTCGCGTGTACGAAGCGACCGATCGACTCCACGAACGCGGATTCATCGACATCCAGCACACGACGCCGCGGAAATTCACGGTGATCTCGAAAGAAACGATCATCCGCATGCTCAACGCCGAACGAGAACGCACTATTACCGACCTCTCGGAGTACCTGGACGAGATCGGACCAGTCCAACCACAACAGGAACAGTTCGGCGTCTGGACGGTCACCGGTCGGGAGGCGGTGGCAGCCCGCATCAACGAGTTCATCGCCGACGCAGACGAGCAACTCGTCTACATGACCGTCGACGAGTTGCTCACAGAAGACCATCTCGACGCGCTTCAGGCCGCCGACAACCGTGGGGTCGAAATCCATCTGGCAGGCATCTCCGGCGAGGTCCGGAACCGCATCCAGGAGACGGTGCCGTCCGCTCACCTGTTCGAGACTCTCTGGGAGTGGCAAGAGACATCCGCCGGAAGTCTTCTGATCACCGACGAAGAGACGGCTCTCGTCAGTGCGCTCGTCAACGGCGCCACTACGGCTCAAGGGATCGAAGAGACGGCGATTTGGGGAACTGGCGAAAGCAACAGCCTCGTCGTCGTCCTGCGAGCGATCTTCACGTGGCGGCTCGACAGTAATCGAGCGGAGTGA